The Juglans regia cultivar Chandler chromosome 10, Walnut 2.0, whole genome shotgun sequence genome includes the window CTTTTAAGtatagataatattaaaatcgattaaattttaaagtttagaatctttagaaaatattaagattgaaaagtattatttataattgtttcTGTCATCATCTTCacgttattttttaatatgatattgaatgattaaaaagttatttaatattatataataaaataataataaaaagatggatgataaataacatttaaaataaaattaaaattttaagaatgaaattaaaaaaaaaaaaaaaaaaccagatatTGTGGGACCGATCGAGAGAGGGTTGTTCGGCAACGCGTTTCCGTGGGGAAACCGCCGGCTCATTGATCTTGTGTTTTAagtttcttaaaagaaaaaatcttagtGTGACGTCATATCaatgatttgaaaattgaaaaggtgtgcgtttgttttgtttggttcaAACGTGCCACGTGTCTTCTTGCTTCGCTGTTTCGGACACCGACTGTCGTCTTGTTTCGCTAAGCTTCCTCGAAAGTTCGAAGACTGCACCATTTCTAAGCCGATTCCtcctatttttttatctatttgacTGACTAAACGATTTCACTGAAATCTGAAGAATGACCTGTCGGCAAGATTTGTGCAACGAAAATGTTACTTTCACATATCTAATTTTtgatactttttatattttaattttgtgtacttaataattaagaaagtaattattaatattttgatattttattttatatttttaaaaaataaaaaaaaactataaataaaaaattaaaaaataaaaaaataaatttgtgctAAACGGTACTTCCAACGGTCAATATTGAGCAGCAGCCAAACTCTACTCTTtttgcaatttaaaaaaaaatattaaatttgagatttgtatatataaaaaaaaattattctggattttactatttttttaaatacatatagagtgacactctaaaattatatcttgtattatataataaaataaataaatatattgtctCATAttctatcatataaaaaaacctCTTACTGGTTTTGTGAAATTCTcgtcactaaaaaaaaaaaagattcccttaaaagaaaaaaaaaagtcttattttttttaattctgaacTTTAGGCctgatttggatagtaaaatccTCTCACCTCATCgtatctcaatatccaaacatcacagacacaaatacttttcaattttaaatattcaattttttcatataatcattattttatcattacaattttttcaaattttcaaataaaatacaaaaaataattccattttttcaaatatcaaaacaaaaataattttaaaaaattatattctaataatattttaactttataatatttttattcaacattttatcTCCTATCCCAAAacccataaaacatattaactcatgCAATTCCATTactttttacaaactatttcattactatttacagattatctcttctcatctcactcACCAAACCAGACCTTAAAGTTAACTTTGTAGCTACCAAATATatagcataatttatttattaatgacaATGAATAAGTAATAAAATCATCGAAGATATTATAAGGAAAATACTTAGGTGTCCTCTAAATGTgtctttgtatttttatatttttaaaatgtttaaaaaagttatcattaataaaattgtgtgtgttttttaaacgttagaaaaaaaaatccaaatatattAGAAAGCACTTTTTGGGAGCATATTTAGgctgcatttagatgttgagctgaacACAATTGAGCttagttctttatgaataatagtgagttgagtaatAAAGAGAGTTATGTGAGactcatctaaactgagtttaaaatatatttaattgttaaaatgaatttaatcatttttatgataaattaaaaaagattgtaaatctcacgtataaatatgtgtttaattgaaaaatattgtgagtctcatatttaaagaaattttgaattgagatgagtttaataatttaaaagttaaatatttaaatattaaatttatcttcaaattagATTGAGTTTAATCGAGTTTTACAACTAAACGTAATCTTAGAGAACATCCCAATATCacatattataaataacttaataaaaaaataaaaggcatgccAACTGCccgaataaaaaatatgaagaaagaaagatataataatataaaaataggCGAGGAATTGGCATCCACGCAATGGCTACGGAAATGGATAAGGAGGGAGAGTCAACAGAGTGgtcaaatacacaatataatataataaactgactttaataataataagcagtgaaagagagaaagagaagtgaATAGAAATATCAAATATCCACATCCAGCCCCCAAACTCCTATTGGTAAACAATAATCATCGTTTAAAGCACCACTGACCACACCACACCcgcctctcttcctctctcttcagTAGTCAAATGCTCCACGTGTCATCCGTGCAAAAAAAGGGTCCCACCGTCCACCCAACAATCTGGGTAAACACAGCTGGTTCTTAACCCAATCCACTCTTCCTGgcttgtttcctttttctttatttatatgtcGCTTTCGTTTTGATATAGGTACGTAAAAGCCGTGGCCTTTTTCGCACAGCCTGTCCTCAGTCCGTGTGCCTGTACGTTCTCCTTCTGCTTAAGGaacctatatatacatattgtttctcaactttatccaaacacaaaacaacactatCTACTTCTATTACACAAGCTCGCTATACTTACTGATCGATCACTGCTGAGTGTTTTTCAGTAAGCTGCCTCTTATTCATTACTCCAacaaacacagagagagagagaaagttctACTTCAAAATCATATCTCACCTGCATAAATGGATGTTTTCTCTCCTTATAATTCCCCAGACTCCGAGAGTAGTAGCTATGGTCGCGGTCTGAACTTTTCCGACGAGGAGCTTCTGTTGGCTTCCAGGAATCCGAAGAAACGTGCCGGCAGGAAGAAGTTCAAGGAAACCAGGCACCCAGTGTACCGGGGTGTCAGGAGAAGGAACTCCGGCAAGTGGGTATGCGAGGTGCGCCAGCCCAACAAGAAGTCCAGGATATGGCTGGGGACGTTCCCCACTGCCGACATGGCGGCGCGCGCTCACGATGTCGCAGCAATAGCGATGCGTGGTCGGTCTGCTTGCCTTAATTTCGCAGACTCGGTGAGGAGGCTGCCGGTGCCGGCGTCCGGGGATGTGAAGGACATTCAGAGGACTGCTGCAGAGGCGGCGGAGTTGTTTCGACCAGCAGAGTCGTTGGACGGATCAACATCGCAGGCGGATGAAGACAAGAGGGAGTGGCCCAAGAGTATTTTGTTTGTGGATGAAGAGGCGGAGTGCGGGATGACAGTGTGGAGGCTGGTGGCAGATATGGCAGAGGGGATGCTTTTGCCTCCACCCTTTTGTGcgggaaatgatttttatattaatgaCGTGGAAGATTCAGCTGACGTGTCATTATGGAGTTACTCCATTTAGTTGTTTCTGTTTTTATAGTACCATAATTTTTAATagaagtatatatttttaatattatgcgGTGTACATTTGAGTGTATAACGTTCGAAAATAGAATGGATACTTAAGATGAGACCATTAATCggcactttatatatatatatatatatatatatatatatatattatagagtgCTGATAATAGTTGTGTTCTAGAGAGGGGGGATTGGTGCAAAAATGCACAATCATGAAATGCATTAGAGTATGCGTGTAAACTCTATATGCTGTATGTAACCAAGTAGCAATGTTATGTCATTAACATttatacatctctctctctctctctcttcttaaaTTTAAGAGTTTTGACAAGAATATTCGTAATAAAAATTCTATGCATAaactactattcactttcacatccCACacttataaactttttttttttttcataaagtgttgAGGTAATTTTTATAGTGTGAGGTGTAGAATAGcgaataatgactgatgaaaagaatttttctatttgtagAGCTagtgaatgagagagagagaggggaagtaggcatatatataaaagaaagaaaacattggTTTGCCAATTttgaaggaaagggaaaaacaaGCGGAAAACCACtttaatgaaagaaaacattttagTGTCTAGTTATTTCATTCCACATTATTCTTCCTGGCTATTAAtaaaccataaaattaaaaaaaaaaaaaaaaaaaagaaatttatggaCAAGATTAAAACTATTATCTGCGACTTAATAAAGCGgccaatataaaatttattcaacAAAACAATGACATGATGCAGATGTGATAAATATGGCCCTCCTCGTTTCCTTCATTGAAGCAAAAATGGTTTACCATGATGAGGTTGGAAAAGATAATCCTGTTGATtgccaacaaaaaataatacagctAATCCTGTTGATTGCTTGATGCTTGAGCTTCAATATGTTGGCCTGCTTCTTCGAGAGACAAAACCTCCTGCATCAG containing:
- the LOC109015585 gene encoding dehydration-responsive element-binding protein 1D-like, which encodes MDVFSPYNSPDSESSSYGRGLNFSDEELLLASRNPKKRAGRKKFKETRHPVYRGVRRRNSGKWVCEVRQPNKKSRIWLGTFPTADMAARAHDVAAIAMRGRSACLNFADSVRRLPVPASGDVKDIQRTAAEAAELFRPAESLDGSTSQADEDKREWPKSILFVDEEAECGMTVWRLVADMAEGMLLPPPFCAGNDFYINDVEDSADVSLWSYSI